A part of Rhinolophus ferrumequinum isolate MPI-CBG mRhiFer1 chromosome 11, mRhiFer1_v1.p, whole genome shotgun sequence genomic DNA contains:
- the HTR3B gene encoding LOW QUALITY PROTEIN: 5-hydroxytryptamine receptor 3B (The sequence of the model RefSeq protein was modified relative to this genomic sequence to represent the inferred CDS: inserted 2 bases in 1 codon): MTLLWFFLLLAASGILAMNTPHPRNSTLYHLSKQLLQKYHKEVRPVHDWTEATTVYLDVFVHAVLDVDAQNQKLKTSVWYREVWDDEFLSWNSSMFDDIREISLPLSAIWAPDIIINEFVDIERLPDLPYVYVNSSGTIKNSKSIQVVSACSLETYAFPFDVQNCSLTFNSILHTVEDVDLDFLRSREDIKHDKKAFLNDSEWELLSVSSTYNLLRNSAGDFAQIQFHVVIRRRPLVYVVSLLIPSVFLMLVDLGSFYLPPTCRARIVFKTSVLVGYTVFRVNMSDXMPRSATSTPLIGVFFTVCMAFLVLSLSKSILLLKFLHDEQCRGQEWPPLCLRGDTDADGPRRDPTAQLAGVTESPVCREHQDQSGTLKEVLFQLQSISNYFQTQDQVDQQEIGWRVLLERFDQLLFQGYLVVLGFYTITLCSLWVLWSGS; encoded by the exons GAATCCTAGCCATGAATACACCTCATCCCAGGAATTCTACTCTGTATCATCTCAGCAAACAACTATTACAGAAATACCACAAAGAAGTGAGACCAGTGCACGATTGGACGGAGGCCACCACTGTATACCTGGACGTATTTGTTCATGCTGTATTGGATGTG GATGCACAGaatcaaaaattaaagacaagtGTATGGTACCGTGAG GTTTGGGATGATGAATTTTTATCCTGGAACTCCAGCATGTTTGATGATATTAGAGAGATATCCCTACCTCTCAGTGCCATCTGGGCCCCTGACATCATCATCAATGAATT TGTGGACATTGAACGATTACCTGATCTTCCCTATGTTTATGTGAACTCATCGGGGACCATTAAGAACTCTAAATCCATCCAGGTGGTCTCTGCATGCAGTTTAGAGACATACGCTTTTCCATTTGATGTCCAGAATTGCAGCCTAACCTTCAATAGCATTCTGCACACAG TGGAAGATGTAGACCTGGATTTCCTGAGGAGCAGAGAAGACATTAAGCATGACAAAAAGGCATTTCTGAATGACAGTGAGTGGGAACTTCTTTCTGTATCCTCAACCTACAACCTCCTGCGGAACAGCGCTGGAGATTTTGCACAGATTCAGTTTCAC GTGGTGATTCGCAGGCGCCCGCTGGTCTACGTGGTGAGCCTACTAATTCCCAGCGTCTTCCTCATGCTGGTGGACCTCGGGAGCTTCTACCTGCCCCCCACGTGCCGCGCCAGAATTGTGTTCAAGACCAGCGTGCTGGTGGGTTACACGGTCTTCAGGGTCAACATGTCTGA GATGCCCCGGAGCGCAACGAGCACCCCTCTGATTG GGGTCTTCTTCACAGTCTGCATGGCCTTCTTGGTCCTCAGCTTGTCTAAATCCATCTTGTTGCTCAAATTCCTTCACGATGAGCAGTGCCGTGGGCAGGAGTGGCCCCCCTTGTGCCTTCGAGGGGACACTGATGCTGATGGGCCTAGAAGGGATCCCACGGCTCAGCTTGCTGGGGTGACAG AATCCCCTGTCTGTCGAGAGCACCAGGATCAGTCAGGGACCCTGAAGGAAGTCTTGTTCCAGCTTCAATCCATCAGCAACTACTTCCAAACCCAAGACCAAGTGGACCAACAGGAGATTGGGTGGCGGGTCCTCCTGGAGCGCTTTGACCAACTGCTCTTTCAAGGCTACCTTGTTGTGCTGGGATTCTACACCATAACCCTGTGCTCCCTCTGGGTGCTGTGGAGCGGCTCATGA